From a region of the Streptomyces sp. NBC_00193 genome:
- the eccCa gene encoding type VII secretion protein EccCa: MSQIVVKRPPRSLPPEVPSDELRLEAPPELPRGQQEGVLMQLLPMLGMGSSAVFFFMPGAAPFMRIMGVLMMVSTVGMLVAQLVRHRRGTQGQMADIRRDYLKYLAQTRRQVRRTARAQRDAQLYLHPAPEQLWSVVAEGSRLWERRVGDPDFGQARLGLGAQRLATPLVAPETAPVDELEPLTAGAMQQFLRVHSSLDGLPMAVSLRAFYHVTVSGEPESARGTARALVAQLATLHSPEDLMVAVVAAPGAVAEWDWVKWLPHTQLPGQIDGAGTKRLFGDDLAELEGLLGSRLEGRPRFSREGSPVLDQPHVVLVLDSGSRGGLVPQDSVFAAAEGLQGVTVVEVVAGELDEARGGLSVVVRPGRLRLESGAGFAYEGLPDTLSLTAAEALARQLAPLRTGGGDEDEPLLANLDFTDLLNLGDAAAVDVARTWRPRSAGERLRVPIGVGEDGSPVMLDLKEAAQEGMGPHGLCVGATGSGKSELLRTLVLGLAVTHTSETLNFVLADFKGGATFTGMGQMPHVAAVITNLADDLTLVDRMGDSIRGELQRRQELLRSAGNYANIHDYEKARAAGAPLEPLASLVLVIDEFSELLTAKPDFIDMFIQIGRIGRSLGVHLLLASQRLEEGKLRGLDTYLSYRIGLRTFSAAESRTAIGVPDAYHLPSVPGSGYLKFGTDEMTRFKAAYVSGTYRSGGPDLSVGMFPVERRPVLFTAAPVPVVYAAPDPAYLSARAEQEAQAGDDALADTVLDVIVGRLEGQGVPAHQVWLPPLDQAPPLDQLLPALAPSAERGLHAEGYTRPGGLVVPLGLIDKPFEQRREVLYRDFSGAAGHMMVVGGPQSGKSTLMRTLISSFALTHTPREVQFYGLDFGGGGLSSLAELPHVGGIASRLDPERVRRTVAEVAGVLRRREEFFRANGIDSIGTYRRRRAAGELPGEAWGDVFLVIDGWGGFRGEYEALEQVVTDIASRGLGYGIHVVITVARYMEVRAALKDQILSRLELRLGDVMDSEFDRKVAANVPTGMPGRGQVAEKLHFLGALPRVDGSHAAEDLSEATAAFVDAVKQNWAGQAAPGVRLLPRLLHADQLPKGGEYPERGIAIGIDETELEPVFVDFETDPFLLVFGESESGKTNLLRLIAQRISERYGPDRARLVVGDYRRSLLGALPEEHLLEYAPMASSLQMHMEALAGVFARRQPPQDVTPQQLRDRSWWTGPDVFIIIDDFDLVATSQGNPLAQLVEFLPFARDTGVRFIIARSSAGASRALYEPFMQRIKELGAQGVVLSGDPSEGDLVGNVRPRPMPAGRASFVSRKRGTSLIQIGRMPGM; the protein is encoded by the coding sequence GAGGCACCGCCGGAACTTCCCCGGGGGCAGCAGGAGGGCGTGCTGATGCAGCTCCTCCCGATGCTCGGGATGGGCTCGTCCGCCGTGTTCTTCTTCATGCCGGGTGCCGCGCCGTTCATGCGGATCATGGGCGTGCTGATGATGGTGTCGACGGTGGGCATGCTCGTGGCCCAGCTGGTGCGCCACCGGCGCGGTACGCAAGGGCAAATGGCCGATATCCGGCGGGATTACCTCAAGTACCTGGCGCAAACCCGCCGTCAGGTACGGAGGACCGCGCGGGCCCAGCGTGACGCGCAGCTCTATCTGCACCCGGCTCCGGAGCAGTTGTGGTCGGTGGTGGCCGAGGGCTCGCGCCTGTGGGAGCGGCGGGTCGGCGACCCGGACTTCGGGCAGGCCCGGCTGGGGCTGGGCGCGCAGCGCCTGGCGACCCCGCTGGTGGCTCCGGAGACGGCGCCGGTGGACGAGCTGGAGCCGCTGACGGCGGGTGCCATGCAGCAGTTCCTGAGGGTGCACTCCTCGCTGGACGGGCTGCCGATGGCGGTGTCGCTGCGGGCGTTCTACCACGTGACGGTGTCCGGGGAGCCGGAGTCGGCGCGGGGCACCGCGCGGGCGCTGGTGGCTCAACTGGCGACGCTGCACTCCCCCGAGGACCTGATGGTGGCCGTGGTGGCCGCACCCGGCGCGGTGGCGGAGTGGGACTGGGTGAAGTGGCTGCCGCACACCCAGCTCCCGGGTCAGATCGACGGGGCGGGCACGAAGCGGCTGTTCGGCGACGACCTCGCCGAGCTGGAGGGGCTGCTCGGTTCCCGGCTGGAGGGGCGGCCCCGGTTCAGCCGGGAGGGCTCCCCGGTGCTGGACCAGCCGCACGTGGTCCTCGTACTGGACTCCGGTTCCCGCGGGGGTCTGGTGCCGCAGGACTCGGTGTTCGCGGCGGCCGAGGGTCTGCAGGGGGTCACCGTCGTCGAGGTGGTGGCGGGCGAGCTGGACGAGGCGCGCGGCGGGCTGTCGGTCGTGGTGCGGCCGGGCCGGCTGCGGCTGGAGTCGGGTGCGGGCTTCGCCTACGAGGGTCTGCCGGACACCCTGTCGCTGACGGCGGCCGAGGCGCTGGCCCGGCAGCTGGCGCCGCTGCGGACGGGCGGCGGGGACGAGGACGAGCCGCTGCTGGCCAATCTGGACTTCACCGACCTGCTGAACCTGGGCGACGCGGCCGCCGTGGACGTGGCCCGGACCTGGCGGCCGCGCTCCGCCGGCGAGCGGCTGCGCGTGCCGATCGGGGTGGGCGAGGACGGCTCCCCCGTGATGCTGGACCTGAAGGAGGCCGCGCAGGAGGGCATGGGCCCGCACGGGCTGTGCGTGGGCGCGACCGGTTCGGGCAAGTCGGAGCTGCTGCGCACGCTGGTGCTGGGGCTGGCCGTCACGCACACCTCGGAGACGCTGAACTTCGTGCTCGCCGACTTCAAGGGCGGTGCGACCTTCACCGGGATGGGGCAGATGCCGCACGTCGCGGCGGTCATCACCAACCTGGCGGACGACCTCACGCTCGTGGACCGCATGGGCGACTCGATCCGGGGCGAACTGCAGCGCCGCCAGGAGCTGCTGCGCTCGGCGGGCAACTACGCGAACATCCACGACTACGAGAAGGCCCGCGCGGCGGGTGCTCCGCTGGAGCCGCTGGCCTCGCTGGTGCTGGTCATCGACGAGTTCTCCGAGCTGCTGACCGCGAAGCCGGACTTCATCGACATGTTCATCCAGATCGGCCGCATCGGCCGGTCGCTGGGCGTGCACCTGCTGCTGGCCTCGCAGCGGCTGGAGGAGGGCAAGCTGCGCGGGCTGGACACGTACCTGTCGTACCGGATCGGTCTGCGGACCTTCTCGGCGGCGGAGTCGCGGACCGCGATCGGCGTGCCGGACGCCTACCACCTGCCGTCGGTGCCCGGTTCGGGGTACCTGAAGTTCGGTACGGACGAGATGACGCGCTTCAAGGCCGCGTACGTCTCGGGGACCTACCGCTCGGGCGGGCCCGACCTCTCGGTGGGGATGTTCCCGGTGGAGCGGCGGCCCGTGCTGTTCACGGCGGCGCCGGTGCCCGTGGTGTACGCGGCTCCGGACCCGGCGTACCTGTCGGCGCGGGCGGAGCAGGAGGCGCAGGCCGGCGACGACGCGTTGGCGGACACGGTGCTGGACGTGATCGTGGGACGGCTGGAGGGGCAGGGGGTGCCGGCGCACCAGGTGTGGCTGCCGCCGCTGGACCAGGCTCCGCCGCTGGACCAGTTGCTGCCGGCGCTGGCCCCGTCGGCGGAGCGCGGGCTGCACGCGGAGGGGTACACGCGGCCGGGTGGTCTGGTCGTACCGCTCGGGCTCATCGACAAGCCGTTCGAGCAGCGGCGCGAGGTGCTGTACCGGGACTTCTCGGGTGCGGCGGGCCACATGATGGTGGTCGGCGGTCCGCAGTCGGGCAAGTCCACGCTGATGCGGACCCTGATCTCCTCGTTCGCGCTGACGCACACCCCGCGCGAGGTGCAGTTCTACGGGCTGGACTTCGGCGGCGGCGGTCTGTCCTCGCTGGCCGAACTGCCGCACGTGGGCGGGATCGCGTCCCGGCTGGACCCGGAGCGGGTGCGGCGCACGGTCGCGGAGGTGGCCGGGGTGCTGCGCCGGCGCGAGGAGTTCTTCCGCGCGAACGGCATCGACTCGATCGGCACCTACCGGCGCCGGCGGGCCGCGGGCGAGCTGCCCGGGGAGGCCTGGGGCGACGTGTTCCTGGTCATCGACGGCTGGGGCGGCTTCCGGGGCGAGTACGAGGCCCTGGAGCAGGTCGTCACGGACATCGCGTCCCGCGGGCTGGGATACGGCATCCACGTGGTGATCACGGTCGCCCGGTACATGGAGGTCCGGGCCGCGCTGAAGGACCAGATCCTCAGCCGGCTGGAGCTGCGCCTCGGCGATGTCATGGACTCCGAGTTCGACCGCAAGGTGGCGGCGAACGTCCCGACGGGGATGCCGGGCCGCGGCCAGGTCGCGGAGAAGCTGCACTTCCTGGGCGCGCTGCCGCGGGTCGACGGCTCGCACGCGGCGGAGGACCTGTCGGAGGCGACGGCCGCCTTCGTGGACGCCGTGAAGCAGAACTGGGCCGGCCAGGCCGCCCCCGGCGTCCGGCTGCTGCCGCGGCTGCTCCACGCGGACCAGCTCCCCAAGGGCGGGGAGTACCCGGAGCGCGGGATCGCGATCGGCATCGACGAGACCGAGCTGGAGCCGGTGTTCGTCGACTTCGAGACCGACCCCTTCCTCCTCGTGTTCGGCGAGAGCGAGTCGGGCAAGACCAACCTGCTGCGGCTCATCGCGCAGCGGATCTCGGAGCGCTACGGCCCGGACCGGGCACGGCTGGTGGTCGGCGACTACCGGCGCAGCCTGCTCGGTGCGCTGCCGGAGGAGCACCTGCTGGAGTACGCGCCGATGGCGAGCTCCCTGCAGATGCACATGGAGGCGCTGGCCGGGGTGTTCGCCCGCCGGCAGCCCCCGCAGGACGTCACCCCGCAGCAGTTGCGCGACCGCAGCTGGTGGACGGGTCCCGACGTGTTCATCATCATCGACGATTTCGACCTGGTGGCCACGAGCCAGGGCAATCCGCTGGCGCAGCTGGTGGAGTTCCTGCCGTTCGCGCGCGACACGGGCGTCCGCTTCATCATCGCGCGCAGTTCGGCGGGTGCCTCGCGGGCGCTGTACGAGCCGTTCATGCAGCGGATCAAGGAGCTGGGCGCGCAGGGCGTGGTGCTGTCCGGCGATCCGTCCGAGGGGGATCTGGTCGGCAACGTGCGGCCGCGTCCCATGCCTGCGGGCCGGGCCTCCTTCGTCTCGCGCAAGCGCGGGACCTCGCTGATCCAGATCGGGCGGATGCCGGGGATGTAG
- a CDS encoding DUF397 domain-containing protein produces the protein MGTQQEKDELYGLDISGVEWEGPPGTSPDEERVEIARLPEGAVAMRSSLDRDTVLRYTAAEWEAFVLGARDGEFDLDRDPPS, from the coding sequence ATGGGCACTCAGCAGGAGAAGGACGAGCTGTACGGGCTCGACATCAGCGGCGTCGAGTGGGAGGGCCCGCCCGGTACCTCTCCCGACGAGGAGCGGGTCGAGATCGCCCGGCTGCCCGAGGGCGCGGTGGCGATGCGGTCCTCCCTGGACCGGGACACGGTGCTGCGCTACACCGCGGCCGAGTGGGAGGCGTTCGTACTCGGGGCCAGGGACGGGGAGTTCGATCTCGACCGGGATCCGCCGAGCTGA
- a CDS encoding WXG100 family type VII secretion target: MTANDGHTKVRYESVQMMADRIRIVSDNIKKDLDEMGAALTVVTDTWDGEAHAQYVELQRKYNGKADHMRAQLRLVADLIERGKNDYRATDVKASRLFTEAY, from the coding sequence ATGACCGCGAACGACGGGCACACCAAGGTCCGGTACGAGAGCGTCCAGATGATGGCGGACCGCATCCGCATCGTCTCGGACAACATCAAGAAGGACCTCGACGAGATGGGTGCGGCCCTGACGGTCGTCACCGACACCTGGGACGGCGAGGCGCACGCCCAGTACGTCGAGCTGCAGCGCAAGTACAACGGCAAGGCCGACCACATGCGCGCCCAGCTGCGCCTGGTCGCGGACCTGATCGAGCGCGGCAAGAACGACTACCGCGCCACCGACGTGAAGGCCTCGCGCCTGTTCACCGAGGCCTACTGA
- a CDS encoding WXG100 family type VII secretion target, producing the protein MTNNFGLADDPVKQALNKISETADSVTRQSRELADILATVSAGWTGVGASGFTSAQTVVNEDHDEIRRLLGVLHNAVGQTKNLSNAQDDDVVSAFQTVKASSGGGNTSALNGI; encoded by the coding sequence ATGACCAACAATTTCGGACTCGCTGATGACCCGGTAAAGCAGGCACTGAACAAGATTTCGGAGACCGCCGACAGCGTCACCCGGCAGTCCCGGGAGCTGGCGGACATCCTCGCCACCGTCAGCGCGGGCTGGACCGGTGTGGGTGCGTCGGGGTTCACCTCCGCGCAGACCGTCGTCAACGAGGACCACGACGAGATCCGCCGGCTGCTCGGCGTCCTGCACAACGCGGTCGGGCAGACCAAGAACCTGAGCAACGCGCAGGACGACGACGTGGTCTCGGCGTTCCAGACGGTCAAGGCGTCCAGCGGCGGCGGCAACACCTCCGCCCTCAACGGGATCTGA
- the mycP gene encoding type VII secretion-associated serine protease mycosin, whose product MPSTGKPAVAALLAAAALTLGAAPQPSYGSARETPYPLRLAGAGECTFPMKKQIEDRPWALQRLLLDELWAETKGRSKDGKSVRVAVIDTGVDRVNPQLSDALDIGAGRDFLDAKGDGTEDTVGHGTKVAGLIAARPKPGTGFVGLAPEATIIPIRQNDGQGNGNAETLSEAITHAVAKGAQVINISQDTEVPMTQDSKLGQAVKKAVEANVVVVASAGNDGLTGKKRPTYPAAFPGVLAVGSSDRNNERAAFSQPGSFVGIAAPGVDMVSTVPGFGQCVDNGTSFSAPYVAGVAALLRAKHPQWTAQEVVWQLQNTAERSVKGHDDYVGWGVVDPVRALTQSAEGAEPPKAPVPDPGPPRAAAPEPAAMATSETARERDERLGTYALGIGGVLIAVIAGTATVVRDARNRRRRLL is encoded by the coding sequence ATGCCGAGCACAGGGAAGCCCGCCGTCGCCGCCCTGCTGGCGGCGGCCGCCCTCACTCTGGGGGCCGCGCCGCAGCCCTCGTACGGGAGCGCCCGCGAGACCCCGTACCCGCTGCGCCTCGCGGGCGCCGGCGAGTGCACCTTCCCGATGAAGAAGCAGATAGAGGACCGGCCCTGGGCGCTCCAGCGCCTGCTGCTCGATGAGCTCTGGGCGGAGACCAAGGGCCGCTCCAAGGACGGCAAGAGCGTCCGCGTGGCCGTCATCGACACCGGCGTCGACCGGGTCAACCCGCAGCTCAGCGATGCCCTCGACATCGGGGCCGGCCGGGACTTCCTCGACGCCAAGGGCGACGGCACCGAGGACACCGTCGGGCACGGCACCAAGGTCGCCGGGCTGATCGCGGCCCGCCCGAAGCCCGGTACCGGCTTCGTCGGGCTCGCCCCCGAGGCCACGATCATCCCGATCCGGCAGAACGACGGGCAGGGCAACGGCAACGCCGAGACCCTGAGCGAGGCCATCACGCACGCGGTGGCCAAGGGGGCCCAGGTCATCAACATCTCGCAGGACACCGAGGTGCCGATGACCCAGGACTCCAAGCTCGGCCAGGCCGTCAAGAAGGCCGTGGAGGCCAACGTGGTCGTCGTCGCCTCGGCGGGCAACGACGGCCTGACCGGGAAGAAGCGCCCCACCTACCCGGCGGCCTTCCCCGGGGTCCTGGCCGTGGGCTCCTCGGACCGCAACAACGAGCGCGCCGCCTTCTCCCAGCCCGGCTCCTTCGTCGGCATCGCGGCGCCCGGGGTCGACATGGTCTCCACCGTCCCCGGTTTCGGCCAGTGCGTGGACAACGGCACCAGCTTCTCCGCGCCCTACGTCGCGGGGGTCGCCGCCCTGCTGCGCGCCAAGCACCCGCAGTGGACGGCGCAGGAAGTGGTCTGGCAGCTCCAGAACACCGCGGAGCGCTCCGTCAAGGGCCACGACGACTACGTGGGCTGGGGCGTGGTGGACCCGGTCCGCGCACTCACCCAGTCCGCCGAGGGGGCAGAGCCCCCCAAGGCCCCCGTGCCGGACCCCGGCCCGCCCCGCGCGGCGGCCCCGGAACCGGCCGCGATGGCCACGAGCGAGACGGCGCGCGAACGCGACGAGCGGCTCGGCACGTACGCGCTGGGGATCGGCGGCGTGCTCATCGCCGTGATCGCCGGTACGGCCACGGTGGTCCGGGACGCCCGGAACCGACGGCGCCGTTTGCTGTGA
- the eccB gene encoding type VII secretion protein EccB: MASRRDELNAYTFAKRRTVAAFLQPSASGSEEGAPRPLRAVLPGVITAALVLAAFGAWGMFKPTAPKGWDTPGDHVIVGKDSTTRYVVLTTKVDGKDQTRLHPVLNLASARLLLDPNKAKVVQVEDKVLDAGKLPRGPIIGIPYAPDRLPAPAEAGKAKRWAVCQQPGGNGKGVQTAAFVLADREAKLMDDGRRLSDSQALYVQSTGQGRARYLVDAAGMKYKFPEGTADARTMTNALVGGSAVPQPVTEEWLATLGSGDDLAFPELPGGKAGTAAGVKGLASADDKVGMVLKAVTGAGAQHYLVVPGKVVPVSDFVAWLMISSPVTDRLDMHGKPHEVDLQSINPDRTPFKGDAKWPLKKTDRINEVRATGSTPADGARDTVCSVLRSVDAQGGQTLSTWAGTGFPVDITATGTSAYVTPGTGLLYTQTQGRQTTAGGALFLVTDTGLRYAVQANGDSDAAQPSPGPSASSGQGGPAASDGRPAPSQAQARLGYANVVPVPVPIAWSEFLSKGPRLDSNSARQPQGS, from the coding sequence ATGGCCTCACGACGTGACGAGCTCAACGCGTACACCTTTGCGAAGCGACGCACGGTGGCCGCGTTCCTTCAGCCTTCCGCGAGCGGGTCGGAGGAGGGCGCTCCCCGACCGTTGCGCGCCGTCCTGCCCGGTGTGATCACCGCGGCGCTCGTCCTCGCCGCCTTCGGAGCCTGGGGGATGTTCAAGCCGACGGCCCCCAAGGGCTGGGACACCCCCGGCGACCACGTCATCGTCGGCAAGGATTCGACGACCCGCTACGTCGTCCTGACCACCAAGGTCGACGGCAAGGACCAGACCCGCCTGCACCCGGTGCTCAACCTCGCCTCCGCCCGGCTGCTGCTCGACCCGAACAAGGCCAAGGTCGTCCAGGTCGAGGACAAGGTGCTGGACGCGGGCAAGCTCCCGCGCGGCCCCATCATCGGCATCCCGTACGCCCCCGACCGGCTGCCCGCCCCCGCGGAGGCGGGGAAGGCCAAGCGCTGGGCCGTCTGCCAGCAGCCCGGCGGCAACGGCAAGGGCGTGCAGACGGCCGCCTTCGTCCTGGCCGACCGCGAGGCGAAGCTGATGGACGACGGGCGCCGGCTCTCCGACTCCCAGGCCCTGTACGTCCAGAGCACCGGCCAGGGCAGGGCCCGCTACCTCGTCGACGCGGCGGGCATGAAGTACAAGTTCCCCGAGGGCACCGCGGACGCGCGCACCATGACCAACGCCCTCGTCGGCGGCAGCGCCGTCCCGCAGCCGGTCACCGAGGAGTGGCTGGCCACCCTGGGCTCCGGCGACGACCTGGCCTTCCCCGAGCTGCCGGGCGGCAAGGCCGGTACGGCCGCCGGGGTCAAGGGCCTGGCCAGCGCCGACGACAAGGTCGGCATGGTGCTGAAGGCCGTGACCGGTGCGGGTGCGCAGCACTACCTGGTGGTGCCCGGCAAGGTCGTCCCCGTCTCCGACTTCGTCGCCTGGCTGATGATCTCCTCGCCCGTGACCGACCGGCTGGACATGCACGGCAAGCCCCACGAGGTGGACCTCCAGTCCATCAACCCGGACCGCACGCCCTTCAAGGGCGACGCGAAGTGGCCGCTGAAGAAGACCGACCGGATCAACGAGGTCCGCGCCACCGGCTCCACTCCCGCGGACGGCGCCCGCGACACCGTCTGCAGCGTGCTGCGCTCGGTCGACGCCCAGGGCGGCCAGACGCTGAGCACCTGGGCCGGCACCGGATTCCCGGTCGACATCACCGCCACCGGCACGAGCGCCTACGTCACCCCGGGCACCGGCCTCCTCTACACCCAGACGCAGGGCCGCCAGACCACCGCGGGCGGCGCGCTCTTCCTGGTCACCGACACCGGCCTGCGGTACGCCGTCCAGGCCAACGGCGACAGCGACGCGGCCCAGCCCTCACCCGGACCGAGCGCGAGTTCCGGCCAGGGCGGGCCCGCCGCCTCCGACGGCCGCCCCGCGCCGAGCCAGGCCCAGGCCCGGCTCGGATACGCGAACGTGGTGCCGGTGCCGGTGCCCATCGCCTGGTCGGAGTTCCTCTCCAAGGGGCCCCGCCTCGACAGCAACTCCGCCCGCCAGCCCCAGGGTTCGTGA
- the eccE gene encoding type VII secretion protein EccE, whose amino-acid sequence MATAVRPRTGEPASAPAGVTPHPKSGPGRFGPFRLQQLVLLQVAAAALLAAWVVEPLLLAPAGVLALILVLLAVVRRHRRSLPEWIGGALALRARRRRAAATAVPAGTEPGLAPLVEAEPALRTLTFSERERERERGRDRRPVGMVGDGTFLTAVVQVDMDATALRPDRAARPLPLALVRDVLEVDGIRLESAQLVQHTQPAPAPHLPAQSMATRNYAPLQALTGSPAVRLTWIALKLDPELCPDAVTSRGGGLPGAQRCLVRVADQLASRLAGAGFRATVLTEQELTGALATSSCANPMAITQAGRSAATGRRTEETPRTWRCDDRRHTTYWISRWPQLGGSGAGLPQFVALLTSLPALATNFSLTMTPAARHEVTLTGHVRVTGRSDEELVAARRGLEQTARGVKAGLVRLDREQVPGLLASLPLGGAR is encoded by the coding sequence ATGGCCACTGCCGTGAGGCCGCGGACCGGGGAGCCCGCATCCGCGCCCGCCGGAGTGACGCCGCATCCGAAGTCCGGCCCGGGGCGTTTCGGGCCGTTCCGATTGCAACAACTCGTGCTCCTCCAGGTCGCCGCGGCGGCGCTGTTGGCCGCCTGGGTGGTGGAGCCGCTGCTGCTGGCGCCGGCCGGTGTGCTCGCCCTGATCCTCGTCCTGCTCGCGGTCGTCCGCAGGCACCGGCGCTCGCTGCCCGAGTGGATCGGCGGTGCGCTGGCGCTGCGCGCACGGCGCCGCCGGGCCGCCGCCACCGCGGTGCCGGCCGGCACGGAGCCGGGGCTGGCCCCGCTCGTGGAGGCCGAACCGGCGTTGCGGACGCTCACGTTCAGCGAGCGGGAACGCGAGCGGGAGCGGGGCCGTGACCGGCGGCCCGTCGGAATGGTCGGCGACGGCACCTTCCTGACCGCGGTGGTCCAGGTCGACATGGACGCCACCGCACTGCGGCCCGACCGGGCGGCGCGGCCGCTGCCGCTGGCCCTCGTACGGGACGTCCTCGAAGTGGACGGCATCCGGCTGGAGTCCGCGCAGCTCGTGCAGCACACCCAGCCGGCGCCGGCGCCGCACCTGCCGGCCCAGTCGATGGCCACCCGCAACTACGCCCCGCTCCAGGCCCTGACCGGAAGCCCGGCGGTGCGCCTCACCTGGATCGCGCTCAAGCTGGATCCGGAGCTCTGCCCCGACGCCGTCACCTCGCGCGGCGGCGGGCTGCCGGGTGCGCAGCGGTGTCTGGTGCGGGTCGCGGACCAGTTGGCGAGCAGGCTCGCCGGGGCCGGTTTCCGCGCGACGGTGCTCACGGAGCAGGAGCTGACGGGCGCGCTGGCCACGTCCTCCTGCGCGAACCCGATGGCGATCACCCAGGCCGGGCGCTCGGCGGCCACGGGACGGCGCACCGAGGAGACCCCGCGGACCTGGCGCTGCGACGACCGGCGGCACACCACGTACTGGATCAGCCGCTGGCCCCAGCTGGGCGGGAGCGGGGCGGGACTTCCGCAGTTCGTCGCGCTGTTGACCTCGCTGCCGGCGCTGGCGACGAACTTCAGCCTGACGATGACCCCGGCGGCCCGGCACGAGGTCACGCTGACCGGGCACGTCCGGGTCACCGGGCGCAGCGACGAGGAACTGGTCGCGGCGCGGCGCGGACTGGAACAGACGGCTCGGGGCGTCAAGGCCGGGCTGGTGCGGCTGGACCGGGAGCAGGTGCCGGGGCTGCTGGCGTCGCTGCCGCTGGGAGGAGCGCGATGA